The following proteins are encoded in a genomic region of Roseinatronobacter sp. S2:
- the rpsS gene encoding 30S ribosomal protein S19 yields the protein MARSVWKGPFVDAYVLKKAEKSRESGRNEVIKIWSRRSTILPQFVGLTFGVYNGKKHIPVNVTEDMIGQKFGEYSPTRTYYGHAADKKAKRK from the coding sequence ATGGCACGTTCAGTTTGGAAGGGCCCTTTCGTTGACGCTTACGTCTTGAAAAAGGCGGAGAAGTCACGCGAGTCGGGTCGTAATGAAGTTATCAAAATCTGGTCCCGCCGTTCCACCATTCTGCCCCAGTTCGTGGGTCTGACATTTGGTGTCTACAACGGCAAGAAGCACATTCCCGTGAATGTGACCGAGGACATGATTGGCCAGAAATTCGGTGAGTATTCACCGACCCGTACCTATTACGGGCATGCGGCCGACAAAAAAGCGAAACGGAAATAA
- the rplC gene encoding 50S ribosomal protein L3 → MRSGVIAKKLGMTRLFMEDGRQIPVTVLQLDGLQVVSQRTADKDGYTAVQLGAGAAKAKRVSAPMRGHYAKANVAPKRKLAEFRVSPENLIEIGEEITADHYFEGQFVDIAGTSIGKGFAGAMKRHNFGGLRASHGVSISHRSHGSTGQCQDPGKVFKGKKMAGHMGAARITTQNLQVVKTDSDRGLIMVKGAVPGSKGGWVTIKDAVKKPFPENAILPAALKSAADAARKAAEEAAAAAAAEEEAARKAAMEAEAAEQEAALEQAEASIDADKKEGE, encoded by the coding sequence ATGCGCTCTGGAGTTATCGCAAAGAAGCTGGGGATGACCCGGTTGTTTATGGAGGACGGGCGGCAAATTCCCGTGACTGTTCTTCAGCTCGACGGTTTGCAGGTTGTGTCACAACGCACTGCTGACAAGGATGGCTACACTGCTGTTCAGCTTGGTGCTGGCGCGGCGAAAGCCAAGCGTGTTTCCGCGCCGATGCGCGGGCATTACGCCAAAGCCAATGTTGCGCCCAAGCGCAAACTGGCCGAGTTCCGTGTCAGTCCCGAGAACTTGATCGAAATCGGTGAGGAAATCACCGCCGATCATTATTTCGAGGGTCAGTTTGTTGACATCGCGGGCACATCGATTGGTAAGGGCTTTGCTGGTGCGATGAAGCGTCACAACTTTGGCGGTCTGCGGGCCAGCCACGGTGTGTCGATCAGCCACCGTTCGCACGGGTCTACCGGTCAGTGTCAGGACCCTGGCAAGGTGTTCAAAGGCAAGAAAATGGCCGGTCACATGGGTGCTGCGCGGATCACCACGCAGAACCTTCAGGTCGTCAAGACCGACAGTGACCGTGGCCTGATCATGGTCAAGGGCGCTGTTCCGGGGTCAAAAGGCGGATGGGTTACAATCAAGGATGCGGTCAAGAAGCCCTTCCCTGAAAACGCAATTCTGCCTGCCGCGCTGAAATCAGCTGCTGATGCTGCCCGCAAGGCCGCAGAAGAAGCGGCCGCCGCCGCCGCCGCCGAGGAAGAAGCTGCACGCAAGGCCGCGATGGAAGCCGAAGCCGCAGAGCAGGAAGCTGCTCTGGAACAGGCTGAAGCTTCGATTGACGCCGATAAGAAGGAAGGCGAGTGA
- a CDS encoding acyl-CoA thioesterase, translating to MYPFVRFAKEALKYRNAPKLGLLETHVSYHRCWPWDLDPWIELNNGRTLTLYDLGRIPMAMRTGLTGVLRRNRWGITVAGNSTRYRQRIRAFERFELRSRCVGWDDRFIYVEQSMWKGSVCANHILIRSAFTSPKGIIPPAQVVQELSPETDSPALPAWVQAWIAADSERAWPPARD from the coding sequence ATGTATCCCTTCGTGCGTTTTGCCAAAGAAGCCCTGAAATACCGCAATGCCCCGAAACTGGGCTTGCTGGAAACACATGTGTCCTATCATCGTTGCTGGCCGTGGGATCTGGACCCGTGGATTGAATTGAACAATGGCCGCACCCTGACATTATATGATCTGGGGCGTATCCCGATGGCAATGCGCACAGGGCTTACAGGCGTGCTGCGCCGCAACCGATGGGGCATAACTGTTGCGGGCAACAGCACACGGTATCGCCAACGCATACGCGCGTTTGAACGTTTTGAATTGCGCAGCCGCTGCGTTGGCTGGGATGACAGGTTTATCTATGTCGAGCAAAGCATGTGGAAGGGCAGCGTTTGCGCGAACCACATCCTGATCCGTTCGGCATTTACCAGCCCCAAAGGGATAATCCCGCCAGCGCAGGTCGTGCAGGAACTAAGCCCCGAAACGGACAGCCCTGCCCTGCCCGCTTGGGTGCAGGCATGGATTGCCGCCGACAGCGAACGCGCATGGCCACCGGCCCGCGATTGA
- the rplR gene encoding 50S ribosomal protein L18: MANTKLKLFQKRRLRVRNKLKKLANGRPRLTVHRSNKNISVQLIDDVNGVTLASASTLEKDFGVVGVNNKDAAAKVGIAIAERAKAAGIEECYFDRGGFIFHGKVKALADAAREGGLKF, translated from the coding sequence ATGGCGAACACTAAGCTAAAGCTGTTCCAAAAACGCCGCCTGCGCGTTCGGAACAAGTTAAAAAAACTGGCCAACGGGCGTCCGCGCCTGACTGTGCACCGTTCAAACAAGAACATCAGCGTTCAGCTGATCGACGATGTGAATGGTGTTACACTGGCTTCGGCCTCGACACTGGAAAAAGATTTCGGCGTCGTGGGTGTCAACAACAAGGACGCTGCTGCCAAGGTTGGTATCGCGATTGCCGAACGTGCGAAAGCCGCCGGCATCGAGGAATGCTATTTCGACCGCGGTGGGTTCATCTTTCACGGGAAGGTAAAGGCTTTGGCCGATGCTGCCCGTGAAGGCGGCCTGAAGTTCTGA
- the rplN gene encoding 50S ribosomal protein L14 — MIQMQTNLDVADNSGARRVQCIKVLGGSKRRYASVGDIIVVSVKEAIPRGRVKKGDVRKAVVVRTAKEVRREDGTAIRFDRNAAVILSNTNEPVGTRIFGPVVRELRAKNFMKIISLAPEVL, encoded by the coding sequence ATGATCCAGATGCAGACCAATCTGGATGTCGCTGACAACTCCGGCGCACGCCGGGTGCAGTGCATCAAGGTTCTGGGTGGTTCCAAGCGACGCTATGCGTCGGTGGGCGACATCATCGTGGTGTCGGTCAAGGAAGCCATCCCGCGGGGCCGCGTTAAGAAAGGCGATGTGCGTAAAGCTGTCGTCGTGCGCACCGCAAAAGAAGTCCGTCGCGAAGACGGCACCGCAATCCGCTTTGACCGCAACGCTGCGGTTATCCTGAGCAATACCAACGAACCCGTCGGCACCCGTATTTTCGGGCCAGTGGTGCGTGAATTGCGCGCGAAGAACTTCATGAAGATCATCTCGCTCGCGCCGGAGGTGTTGTGA
- the rplE gene encoding 50S ribosomal protein L5 encodes MLDQANYTPRLKGVYKDQVRAVLKEEFGYKNDMQIPKLDKIVLNMGIGEAVKDSKKIKSAQADLTAIAGQKAVITKARNSIAGFRVREEMPLGVKVTLRGERMYEFLDRLITIALPRVRDFRGVKGTSFDGRGNYAMGIKEHIVFPEINFDQIDEVWGMDVIICTTAKTDAEAKALLKAFNMPFNS; translated from the coding sequence ATGCTTGATCAAGCCAATTACACCCCCCGCCTGAAAGGGGTCTACAAAGACCAGGTTCGTGCGGTTCTGAAAGAAGAGTTCGGCTACAAGAACGACATGCAGATCCCCAAGCTCGACAAGATCGTGCTGAACATGGGCATCGGCGAAGCCGTTAAGGACAGCAAGAAAATCAAATCCGCTCAGGCAGATCTGACTGCGATTGCTGGCCAGAAAGCCGTTATCACCAAGGCGCGCAATTCTATCGCGGGTTTCCGCGTTCGTGAAGAAATGCCGCTGGGCGTGAAGGTCACCCTGCGCGGTGAGCGCATGTATGAATTCCTTGACCGCCTGATCACCATCGCCCTGCCGCGCGTGCGCGACTTCCGCGGTGTCAAAGGCACGTCGTTTGACGGTCGTGGTAACTATGCCATGGGTATCAAGGAACATATCGTATTCCCCGAAATTAACTTCGATCAGATCGACGAAGTCTGGGGCATGGATGTGATCATCTGCACCACCGCGAAAACCGACGCGGAAGCAAAGGCGCTGTTGAAAGCTTTCAACATGCCCTTCAATAGCTGA
- the rpsC gene encoding 30S ribosomal protein S3 — translation MGQKVNPIGMRLQVNRTWDSRWFAESKDYGDLLLEDLKIRDFIHDECKAAGISRVIIERPHKKCRVTIHTARPGVIIGKKGADIETLRKKLANLTSSDLHLNIVEIRKPELDAQLVAESICQQLERRVSFRRAMKRSVQNAMRMGVLGIRVNLAGRLGGAEIARTEWYREGRVPLHTLRADIDHAHSEAHTAYGIIGVKVWIFKGEIMEHDPQARDRRHQELQDSGGAQRPRR, via the coding sequence ATGGGTCAGAAGGTTAATCCGATCGGTATGCGCCTTCAGGTGAACCGCACCTGGGACAGCCGTTGGTTCGCTGAAAGCAAGGATTACGGCGATCTGTTGCTGGAGGATCTGAAGATCCGCGATTTCATCCATGATGAATGCAAGGCCGCAGGCATCAGCCGTGTGATCATCGAGCGTCCGCACAAGAAGTGCCGCGTGACAATTCACACAGCACGTCCCGGCGTCATCATCGGCAAAAAAGGCGCCGATATTGAAACGCTGCGCAAGAAGCTGGCCAATCTGACATCGTCAGACCTGCATCTGAACATTGTTGAGATTCGCAAGCCGGAACTGGACGCGCAACTGGTGGCAGAAAGCATTTGCCAGCAGCTGGAGCGTCGCGTCAGCTTCCGCCGTGCTATGAAACGGTCTGTGCAGAACGCCATGCGTATGGGTGTACTGGGTATCCGTGTGAACCTTGCCGGTCGTCTGGGCGGTGCAGAAATCGCGCGGACCGAATGGTATCGTGAAGGTCGCGTTCCGCTGCACACACTGCGCGCGGATATCGATCACGCACATTCCGAGGCGCACACAGCCTATGGCATCATCGGTGTGAAGGTCTGGATCTTCAAGGGCGAGATCATGGAACATGATCCGCAGGCCCGTGACCGCCGGCATCAGGAACTTCAGGACAGCGGCGGCGCACAGCGCCCGCGTCGCTGA
- the rplP gene encoding 50S ribosomal protein L16, with the protein MLQPKRTKFRKQHKGRIKGDAKGGFDLNFGSYGLKAVEPERITARQIEAARRAMTRHMKRQGRVWIRIFPDVPVTSKPTEVRMGKGKGSVDFWAAKVKPGRVMFEIDGVNDAIAREALRLAAMKLPIKTRVVVREDW; encoded by the coding sequence ATGTTGCAACCAAAACGGACCAAGTTCCGCAAACAGCACAAGGGCCGCATCAAAGGCGACGCAAAGGGCGGGTTTGACCTGAACTTTGGTAGCTATGGCCTGAAAGCTGTCGAGCCCGAGCGTATTACGGCACGCCAGATCGAAGCTGCACGTCGCGCCATGACGCGCCACATGAAACGCCAGGGCCGTGTCTGGATCCGCATCTTTCCGGATGTTCCGGTCACGTCCAAACCCACCGAAGTTCGTATGGGTAAGGGTAAAGGCTCTGTTGATTTCTGGGCAGCCAAGGTCAAACCCGGCCGTGTGATGTTCGAGATTGACGGCGTCAATGATGCAATCGCCCGCGAGGCATTGCGTCTGGCAGCGATGAAACTGCCGATCAAGACGCGCGTTGTCGTTCGCGAAGATTGGTAA
- the rplD gene encoding 50S ribosomal protein L4 — protein sequence MKLDVVNLQAGTAGEVELNEAIFGLEPRADILHRVVRWQRAKAQAGTHKVKTRSETSYSTKKIYRQKGTGGARHGDRNAPIFRKGGVYKGPTPRSHAFDLPKKIRALGLKLALSAKAGSGKLVVLDTTEMAEAKTAILAKAIKDMGWKKALVIDGTEVNENFARAARNLDGVDVLPSIGANVYDILRRDTLVITRAGLEALEARLA from the coding sequence ATGAAACTCGACGTTGTCAATCTGCAGGCAGGAACTGCCGGTGAGGTTGAGCTCAATGAGGCCATTTTTGGCCTTGAGCCACGCGCCGACATCCTGCACCGTGTGGTGCGCTGGCAGCGGGCGAAGGCCCAGGCCGGCACCCATAAGGTGAAGACCCGTTCGGAAACCAGCTACTCCACCAAGAAGATCTATCGCCAGAAGGGCACCGGCGGCGCACGCCACGGTGACCGGAACGCGCCGATCTTCCGCAAAGGTGGTGTATACAAGGGCCCGACCCCGCGCAGCCATGCATTTGATCTGCCGAAGAAAATTCGTGCACTTGGCCTGAAGCTTGCATTGTCGGCGAAAGCCGGCAGCGGCAAGCTGGTGGTTCTGGACACGACCGAGATGGCAGAAGCAAAAACTGCCATTCTGGCCAAGGCGATCAAGGATATGGGCTGGAAGAAAGCCCTTGTCATTGACGGGACAGAGGTGAACGAGAATTTTGCCCGCGCCGCCCGTAACCTTGATGGTGTTGATGTGCTGCCGTCGATCGGGGCGAATGTCTATGACATTCTGCGCCGTGACACGCTGGTGATCACCCGTGCGGGCCTGGAAGCACTGGAGGCTCGACTGGCATGA
- the rpmD gene encoding 50S ribosomal protein L30: MPKTIVVKQIGSPIRRPAIQRATLKGLGLNKMHRVRELEDTPSVRGMVAKVSHMVEIIEERE, translated from the coding sequence ATGCCAAAAACCATCGTGGTCAAACAGATCGGGTCCCCGATCCGCCGTCCCGCCATTCAGCGTGCAACCCTGAAAGGGTTGGGCCTGAACAAGATGCACCGTGTGCGCGAACTTGAAGACACCCCATCCGTGCGCGGTATGGTTGCCAAGGTTTCGCATATGGTGGAAATTATCGAAGAGCGCGAATAA
- the rpsE gene encoding 30S ribosomal protein S5: MAERDNRRDRRERDENPEFADRLVAINRVSKTVKGGKRFGFAALVVVGDQRGRVGFGKGKAKEVPEAIRKATEQAKRQMIRVPLRDGRTLHHDIEGRHGAGKVIMRQAVPGTGIIAGGPMRAVFEMLGLQDVVAKSQGSQNPYNMVRATFDALRNSASPRQVAQRRGKKVAEILRKPEAETADA; the protein is encoded by the coding sequence ATGGCAGAAAGAGATAACCGCCGGGACCGCCGCGAACGCGATGAAAACCCGGAATTCGCCGATCGTCTGGTTGCGATCAACCGCGTCTCGAAAACCGTGAAAGGTGGTAAACGCTTCGGCTTTGCCGCACTCGTGGTGGTCGGTGACCAGCGTGGCCGCGTAGGCTTCGGCAAAGGCAAGGCCAAAGAGGTGCCCGAAGCAATTCGCAAGGCCACCGAACAGGCCAAGCGTCAGATGATCCGCGTGCCGTTGCGCGATGGTCGCACCCTGCATCACGACATCGAAGGTCGTCATGGCGCAGGCAAGGTGATCATGCGTCAGGCCGTACCGGGGACCGGCATCATTGCCGGTGGTCCGATGCGCGCTGTGTTCGAGATGCTGGGCCTACAGGATGTTGTGGCAAAGTCGCAAGGCAGCCAGAACCCCTATAACATGGTTCGGGCCACATTTGACGCGCTGCGCAATTCCGCAAGCCCGCGTCAGGTGGCACAGCGTCGCGGCAAGAAAGTGGCCGAGATCCTGCGCAAGCCCGAAGCTGAAACCGCAGACGCGTAA
- the rpsH gene encoding 30S ribosomal protein S8, whose protein sequence is MSMNDPLGDMLTRIRNAQMRGKSTVRTPASKLRAWVLDVLKDEGYIRGYENVTAATGHAELEISLKYADGQPVIRELKRISTPGRRVYSGVQNIPQVRNGLGVSVVSTPKGVMSDAAARAANVGGEVLCRVF, encoded by the coding sequence ATGTCGATGAACGATCCTCTCGGCGATATGCTGACACGCATCCGCAACGCGCAGATGCGTGGCAAATCAACCGTCCGCACCCCCGCATCGAAGCTTCGTGCATGGGTTCTGGATGTGCTGAAAGATGAAGGCTACATCCGTGGCTATGAAAATGTGACGGCTGCGACCGGACATGCAGAATTGGAAATTTCGCTGAAATATGCGGATGGCCAGCCTGTTATCCGCGAGTTGAAGCGCATTTCCACGCCCGGTCGCCGCGTCTATTCCGGTGTGCAGAACATCCCGCAAGTCCGTAACGGTCTGGGTGTTTCTGTCGTCTCGACGCCCAAAGGTGTCATGTCCGATGCAGCAGCACGGGCCGCCAATGTTGGTGGCGAAGTGCTCTGCCGCGTGTTCTAA
- the rplV gene encoding 50S ribosomal protein L22 — MGKEKNPRRVAENEAMAKSRMLRTSPQKLNLVAAMIRGKKVDKALSDLTFSKKRIAGDVKKCLQSAIANAENNHGLDVDGLVVAEAWVGKNLVMKRGRPRARGRFGKIMKPFSELTITVRQVEEQA; from the coding sequence ATGGGTAAAGAGAAGAATCCGCGCCGCGTGGCCGAAAACGAGGCCATGGCCAAGTCGCGCATGCTGCGTACCTCGCCTCAGAAGCTGAACCTTGTTGCGGCCATGATCCGCGGCAAGAAAGTAGACAAGGCGCTTAGCGATCTGACCTTCTCCAAGAAGCGTATTGCTGGCGACGTCAAGAAATGTCTGCAATCGGCGATTGCCAATGCTGAAAACAACCACGGTCTGGATGTTGACGGGCTGGTTGTTGCAGAAGCATGGGTTGGCAAGAACCTTGTGATGAAACGCGGTCGTCCGCGCGCACGGGGCCGCTTTGGCAAGATCATGAAGCCGTTTTCAGAGCTGACCATCACGGTTCGCCAGGTCGAGGAGCAAGCATAA
- the rplB gene encoding 50S ribosomal protein L2 — protein sequence MALKSYKPTTPGQRGLVLIDRSELWKGRPVKSLTQGLTKSGGRNNTGRITARRIGGGAKRLYRIVDFKRNKLDVPAVVERIEYDPNRTAFIALVKYTDGEQAYILAPQRLAVGDKVIASAKADIKPGNAMPFSGMPIGTIVHNIEMKPGKGGQIARAAGTYAQFVGRDGGYAQIRLSSGELRLVRQECFATVGAVSNPDNSNQNFGKAGRTRHQGKRPSVRGVAMNPIDHPHGGGEGRTSGGRTPVTPWGKDTKGRKTRSNKQTDQYILRSRHAKKKGR from the coding sequence ATGGCACTCAAGTCGTATAAGCCGACGACGCCGGGCCAGCGTGGGCTGGTTCTGATCGACCGTTCGGAGCTTTGGAAAGGTCGCCCCGTCAAATCCCTTACACAGGGTTTGACGAAGTCGGGCGGGCGGAACAACACCGGACGGATCACTGCACGCCGCATTGGCGGTGGCGCAAAGCGTCTTTATCGTATCGTGGATTTCAAGCGCAACAAGCTTGACGTTCCGGCTGTTGTGGAACGGATCGAATACGACCCGAACCGCACCGCGTTCATTGCATTGGTCAAATATACCGATGGCGAGCAGGCCTATATCCTGGCGCCGCAGCGTCTGGCCGTTGGTGACAAGGTTATCGCTTCTGCGAAAGCCGACATCAAGCCCGGCAATGCGATGCCGTTTTCAGGCATGCCCATCGGCACAATCGTGCACAACATCGAAATGAAGCCCGGCAAGGGTGGCCAGATCGCGCGTGCTGCTGGCACCTATGCCCAGTTTGTGGGCCGTGACGGTGGCTATGCACAGATTCGCCTGTCATCGGGTGAGCTGCGTCTGGTGCGTCAGGAATGCTTTGCCACGGTTGGTGCCGTGTCGAACCCTGACAATTCGAACCAGAATTTCGGCAAGGCCGGTCGTACGCGCCATCAGGGCAAACGCCCGTCGGTGCGTGGTGTTGCCATGAACCCGATCGATCACCCCCATGGTGGTGGTGAGGGTCGGACCTCGGGTGGCCGTACGCCGGTTACGCCCTGGGGCAAAGACACCAAGGGTCGCAAGACGCGCTCCAACAAGCAGACCGACCAGTATATTCTGCGGTCACGTCACGCGAAGAAGAAGGGTCGCTAA
- the rpsQ gene encoding 30S ribosomal protein S17, translated as MPKRILQGKVTSDKNDQTVTVLVERRFTHPVMKKTVRSTKKYRAHDPLNQFKVGDSVRISECAPISKTKRWEVVTEASA; from the coding sequence ATGCCCAAACGCATACTGCAAGGCAAAGTGACGAGCGACAAGAACGACCAGACCGTAACGGTTCTGGTAGAGCGCCGCTTCACGCACCCTGTCATGAAGAAAACGGTTCGTAGCACGAAGAAATATCGCGCCCATGATCCGCTTAACCAATTCAAGGTCGGTGATTCAGTTCGCATCAGCGAATGCGCACCTATCTCGAAAACCAAGCGCTGGGAGGTTGTGACTGAAGCTTCGGCTTAA
- the rplX gene encoding 50S ribosomal protein L24, with protein sequence MAAKLKKGDKVVILTGKDKGKTGEISRIMPKDEKAVIEGLNISIRHTKQGQDSQGGRLPQAMPIHLSNLALVDGNGKATRVGFRVEDDKKVRFAKTTGEAI encoded by the coding sequence ATGGCTGCGAAACTGAAAAAAGGTGACAAGGTCGTCATCCTGACTGGCAAGGACAAAGGCAAGACCGGCGAAATCAGCCGTATCATGCCCAAGGACGAAAAAGCCGTCATCGAAGGCCTGAACATTTCCATCCGTCACACCAAGCAAGGCCAGGACAGCCAGGGCGGGCGCTTGCCACAGGCAATGCCGATCCACCTGTCCAATCTTGCGCTGGTCGACGGCAATGGCAAGGCAACGCGCGTTGGCTTCCGTGTCGAGGACGACAAGAAAGTTCGTTTCGCCAAAACAACAGGGGAGGCGATCTGA
- the rplF gene encoding 50S ribosomal protein L6, giving the protein MSRIGKKPVELPSGVSAQVSGQTIEVKGPKGTRSFTAGDDVDIIIDGNVVTIKPRGLSKRARQQWGMTRSMVANLAEGVTGGFKKELELVGVGYRAAMQGKDLKLSLGYSHEVIFEVPAGVTVSTPKQTEVVVEGIDQQLVGETAANIRKWRRPEPYKGKGIRYKDEYIFRKEGKKK; this is encoded by the coding sequence ATGTCTCGTATTGGCAAAAAGCCTGTTGAACTGCCTTCGGGTGTGTCCGCGCAGGTGTCTGGCCAGACTATCGAAGTCAAAGGGCCGAAAGGCACCCGCAGCTTCACGGCCGGTGACGATGTGGATATCATCATTGATGGCAACGTTGTCACGATCAAGCCTCGCGGCCTGTCCAAGCGCGCGCGCCAGCAATGGGGTATGACCCGTTCGATGGTTGCAAACCTGGCCGAAGGCGTGACCGGTGGTTTCAAGAAGGAACTGGAACTGGTCGGCGTTGGGTACCGTGCAGCGATGCAAGGTAAGGACCTGAAACTTTCGCTTGGCTACAGCCATGAAGTGATCTTCGAGGTGCCTGCCGGTGTGACAGTATCCACACCCAAGCAAACCGAAGTCGTGGTTGAAGGTATTGATCAGCAACTGGTCGGTGAAACCGCAGCAAATATCCGCAAGTGGCGTCGTCCCGAACCCTATAAGGGTAAAGGTATCCGCTACAAGGATGAGTATATCTTCCGTAAGGAAGGCAAGAAGAAGTAA
- a CDS encoding 50S ribosomal protein L23, translated as MSVKATQYDVIRKPVITEKATMASEANAVVFEVAIDASKPQIKDAVEAIFGVKVKAVNTTITKGKTKRFRGIAGRRKDVKKAYVTLEEGNAIDVSTGL; from the coding sequence ATGAGTGTGAAAGCAACCCAATACGATGTGATCCGCAAGCCGGTTATCACTGAAAAAGCGACCATGGCATCGGAAGCCAATGCCGTGGTGTTCGAAGTGGCGATTGATGCCAGCAAACCCCAGATCAAGGACGCTGTCGAAGCGATCTTTGGTGTGAAGGTCAAGGCGGTCAACACCACGATTACCAAAGGCAAGACCAAGCGCTTCCGCGGCATCGCGGGTCGGCGCAAGGACGTAAAGAAAGCATATGTTACCCTCGAAGAGGGAAATGCTATCGACGTCTCGACCGGCCTTTGA
- the rpmC gene encoding 50S ribosomal protein L29, with the protein MKAEDLRSKTPDQLRDELVSLKKEAFNLRFQKATNQLDNTARVRKIRRDAARVSTILNEKAREAAAN; encoded by the coding sequence ATGAAAGCCGAAGATTTACGTTCCAAGACGCCGGACCAGCTGCGCGACGAATTGGTATCGTTGAAGAAAGAAGCGTTTAACCTGCGCTTCCAGAAAGCAACGAACCAGTTGGACAACACTGCACGGGTCCGCAAAATCCGTCGTGACGCTGCACGCGTTTCGACCATTCTCAACGAAAAAGCCCGCGAAGCGGCGGCGAATTAA
- the rpsN gene encoding 30S ribosomal protein S14 translates to MAKKAMVERERKRQRLVAKYATKRAELKAIAADAERPMEERFKANLKLAKLPRNSSETRLHNRCQLTGRPKAYYRKLKLSRIALRDLASKGQIPGMVKSSW, encoded by the coding sequence ATGGCTAAAAAAGCAATGGTCGAGCGCGAGAGAAAGCGTCAGCGTCTGGTGGCAAAATATGCAACCAAACGCGCAGAGCTGAAAGCAATCGCCGCCGACGCCGAACGCCCGATGGAAGAGCGCTTCAAGGCAAACCTGAAACTGGCAAAACTGCCGCGCAACTCCTCCGAGACGCGCTTGCACAACCGCTGCCAGCTGACAGGTCGTCCGAAGGCTTACTATCGTAAATTGAAACTGTCGCGGATCGCGCTTCGTGATCTGGCCTCCAAGGGTCAGATTCCGGGCATGGTCAAGTCGAGCTGGTAA